The Corylus avellana chromosome ca8, CavTom2PMs-1.0 genome has a segment encoding these proteins:
- the LOC132190037 gene encoding ethylene-responsive transcription factor SHINE 2-like: MVQSKKFRGVRQRQWGSWVSEIRHPLLKRRVWLGTFETAEAAARAYDQASILMNGQNAKTNFPTSTVSGQHEDTKTRDHRQDSPLSPKALSELLSTKLRKCCKDQYPSLTCLRLDADNSHIGVWQKRAGAQSGSNWVMRIELGKKQSAQNLEDGGLSLSSSGSRVEIHDDGGNGMDEEDSIAMQMIEELLNWNYPTPTSNLQEGKGNFVVPNCL, encoded by the exons ATGGTACAATCAAAGAAGTTTAGAGGCGTCAGGCAACGCCAGTGGGGCTCCTGGGTGTCAGAAATTCGCCATCCATTGCT caAGAGAAGGGTATGGCTAGGCACATTCGAGACAGCAGAGGCTGCGGCGCGTGCGTACGACCAGGCATCCATATTGATGAATGGCCAAAACGCGAAGACCAACTTCCCGACATCAACCGTTAGCGGCCAGCATGAAGACACGAAGACACGCGACCATCGTCAAGACTCTCCATTGTCTCCCAAGGCTCTGTCGGAGCTTCTCAGCACCAAGCTGCGAAAGTGCTGCAAGGACCAGTACCCGTCGCTCACGTGTTTGAGGCTCGATGCCGACAACTCCCACATCGGAGTTTGGCAGAAGCGCGCCGGAGCGCAATCTGGGTCGAATTGGGTTATGAGGATTGAGCTTGGGAAGAAACAGAGTGCTCAGAATTTGGAGGATGGCGGCTTGTCTTTGTCTTCTTCAGGGTCAAGGGTTGAGATTCATGATGATGGTGGAAATGGGATGGATGAAGAGGACAGCATTGCAATGCAGATGATTGAAGAATTGCTCAACTGGAACTATCCTACTCCTACAAGTAATCTTCAAGAAGGAAAAGGTAATTTTGTTGTTCCTAATTGTCTTTGA
- the LOC132189617 gene encoding RNA-dependent RNA polymerase 6 yields the protein MELERSEREMVVSQVSFGGFDSHVTANDLMQYLEDEVGAVYRCRLKTSWTPPESYPNFEFIDTKGIERSDDYEKVKPHAFVHFASPESATWAVDAVGRCDLFMEEKPLKISLGPQNPYRLNQRRRTTTPYKLSDVLVEIGTLVSRDDFFVAWRGPPYGVDFLVDPFDGTCKFCFTRDTAFSFKSTNKHVVIKCDFKMEFLVRDITEIKRYTDTSYLVILLQLTSSPLVWYRTADDDIEESVPFHLLDDDDPWIRTTDFTRSGALSRCNSYRVSIPPRHGGKLKRAMDYLKERRVQESCLRCPLRIQNEPDFGLLMSDHFFCIHYKEEITFEIMFLVNAVLHKGIFNQHQLSDNFFNLLRSHPNEVNVAALKHICSYRRPVFDAYKRLKVVQDWLLKSPKLFKRPKQLDDIVAVRRLVITPTKAYCLPPEVELSNRVLRKYKDVADRFLRVTFMDEGMQTINFNVLTYFVAPIVKEITSNSYSQRTKVYQRVRTILFEGFHLCGRKYYFLAFSSNQFRDRSAWFFAEDRNTTVADIRDFMGKFSQKNVAKCAARMGLCFSSTYATVEVPSTEVNPQLPEIEKGPYKFSDGIGMLTPDLAMEVAEKLKLDTNPPCAYQIRYAGFKGVVACWPAKGDGIRLSLRPSMDKFQSKHTTLEICSWTRFQPGFLNRQIVTLLSCLNVRDEIFWQMQDSMLSRLNQMLVDKDVAFDVLMASCAEQGNVAAIMLSAGFEPQSEPHLRGMLTCIRAGQHWGLREKTRIFVPSGRWLMGCLDELGVLEQGQCYIQVSSPSLENCFSKHGSRFTERGKNLQVIKGHVVIAKNPCLHPGDIRILEAVDAPGLHHLYDCLVFPQKGDRPHTDEASGSDLDGDLYFVTWDENLIPPSKKSWPPMEYAPAEAKLLTRTVTSKDIIEFFARNMVNENLGVICSAHVVHADRSDHGALDENCIKLAELAATAVDFPKTGQFVVMPSHLKPKLYPDFMGKEDYQSYKSTKILGRLYRQMMDAYDQDVATSAELNFVPANVPYDTDLVVQGSTDFIMEAWDQKCSYDGQLNGLLGQYKVRREEEIVTGHIWSMPKYNSRKQGELKEKLKHSYSALKKEFRQLFDKMDTDFERLTDDEKNMLYEQKASAWYQVTYDPQWVKKSLESREPDGPENVVMLSFPWIVADYLARIKIRRRGMGNVDSAKPINSLARFLVDRI from the exons atggaGCTGGAAAGAAGTGAAAGGGAGATGGTAGTAAGTCAAGTCAGTTTTGGTGGGTTTGACAGTCATGTCACAGCGAACGATCTTATGCAATACTTAGAAGATGAAGTTGGAGCAGTTTATAGGTGCAGACTGAAAACTTCTTGGACCCCTCCAGAGTCCTATCCAAATTTTGAGTTTATTGACACTAAAGGCATTGAGAGATCAGATGATTACGAAAAGGTCAAGCCCCATGCATTTGTGCATTTTGCCTCACCTGAATCAGCAACTTGGGCTGTGGATGCTGTGGGGCGTTGTGATCTTTTTATGGAGGAGAAACCATTGAAGATTAGTTTAGGTCCTCAAAATCCGTACCGCTTGAATCAGAGGAGGAGGACTACAACTCCTTATAAGTTATCTGATGTGCTTGTCGAGATTGGAACCTTGGTCAGCCgagatgatttttttgttgcttGGAGAGGACCTCCTTATGGGGTTGACTTTCTGGTGGATCCTTTTGATGGGACATGTAAGTTTTGTTTCACAAGAGATACTGCTTTCTCTTTTAAAAGCACAAACAAGCACGTAGTTATAAAGTGTGATTTTAAGATGGAGTTCTTGGTGAGAGACATCACTGAGATCAAACGGTATACTGATACATCGTATCTAGTAATCCTTTTGCAGTTGACTTCGTCACCCTTGGTCTGGTATAGAACAGCTGATGATGACATTGAAGAATCTGTTCCATTTCATTTGTTGGATGATGATGATCCTTGGATCCGAACCACCGATTTTACGCGTAGTGGTGCCCTTAGTCGGTGTAATTCTTATAGGGTTTCAATCCCACCCCGCCATGGTGGTAAGTTGAAAAGGGCCATGGATTATCTTAAGGAACGAAGAGTGCAGGAGAGTTGCCTTAGATGCCCGCTTAGGATCCAGAATGAACCTGATTTTGGGCTGCTCATGTCAGATCATTTCTTCTGTATTCATTACAAAGAAGAAATAACTTTTGAGATAATGTTCTTGGTAAATGCTGTCTTGCATAAAGGCATTTTCAATCAGCACCAGTTGTCAGAcaatttcttcaatttactGAGAAGCCACCCTAATGAGGTTAACGTGGCTGCACTTAAGCACATATGTTCTTACAGACGCCCAGTgtttgatgcctataaaaggttGAAAGTTGTCCAGGATTGGTTGTTGAAGAGTCCTAAGCTTTTCAAGAGACCTAAACAGTTGGATGATATTGTTGCAGTTAGGAGGTTGGTCATAACACCAACAAAAGCATATTGTCTTCCACCAGAAGTTGAGCTTTCTAATAGGGTTCTCAGGAAATATAAAGATGTTGCTGATCGGTTTTTGAGGGTTACATTTATGGATGAAGGTATGCAGACAATCAATTTCAATGTTCTTACATATTTTGTTGCTCCTATTGTAAAGGAAATAACGTCAAATTCTTACTCTCAGAGAACAAAAGTATACCAAAGGGTAAGAACCATCCTGTTTGAAGGGTTTCATTTATGTGGTCGGAAGTATTATTTTTTAGCCTTCTCATCCAATCAATTTAGGGACCGTTCTGCCTGGTTTTTTGCCGAAGACAGGAACACAACTGTTGCTGACATCAGAGATTTTATGGGGAAGTTTTCCCAAAAGAACGTTGCTAAGTGTGCTGCTAGAATGGGTCTTTGCTTCTCCTCTACATATGCTACAGTGGAAGTTCCATCAACAGAAGTTAATCCTCAGCTTCCAGAGATAGAGAAGGGACCGTACAAGTTCTCTGATGGGATTGGTATGCTTACTCCTGATCTTGCGATGGAAGTTGCAGAGAAGCTGAAATTGGACACAAACCCGCCATGTGCTTATCAGATAAGGTATGCTGGTTTTAAGGGTGTTGTGGCCTGTTGGCCAGCAAAAGGCGATGGGATCCGACTGTCTTTGAGGCCTAGTATGGACAAGTTCCAGTCAAAACATACTACTCTGGAAATCTGTTCTTGGACAAGGTTTCAGCCTGGTTTCCTAAACAGGCAGATTGTGACATTGCTTTCATGTTTGAATGTTCGAGATGAAATATTCTGGCAAATGCAGGACTCTATGCTTTCCAGACTAAACCAAATGCTCGTGGACAAGGATGTGGCATTTGATGTTCTGATGGCATCCTGTGCTGAGCAAGGAAATGTGGCAGCAATAATGTTGAGTGCAGGATTTGAGCCTCAAAGTGAACCTCATTTACGAGGCATGCTAACCTGTATACGAGCTGGACAACATTGGGGCCTTAGGGAGAAGACTAGGATTTTTGTTCCTTCAGGAAGGTGGTTAATGGGCTGCTTAGACGAGCTAGGGGTACTTGAACAAGGCCAGTGCTATATCCAAGTGTCTTCCCCATCATTGGAGAACTGTTTCTCAAAGCATGGTTCCAGGTTTACTGAGAGGGGGAAAAATCTTCAAGTAATTAAAGGGCACGTAGTGATAGCAAAAAATCCTTGTCTTCACCCAGGAGATATAAGGATTCTTGAAGCAGTTGATGCCCCTGGTTTACACCATTTATATGATTGCCTTGTTTTCCCTCAAAAGGGTGATAGGCCCCACACAGATGAAGCATCTGGAAGTGATCTTGATGGGGACCTCTACTTTGTAACATGGGATGAAAATCTCATTCCCCCTAGTAAGAAGAGCTGGCCGCCCATGGAGTATGCTCCTGCAGAAGCCAAACTTTTGACACGCACTGTCACTTCTAAG GATATAATAGAATTTTTTGCGAGAAACATGGTGAATGAGAACCTGGGGGTAATCTGCAGTGCTCATGTGGTTCATGCTGACCGCAGTGACCATGGGGCTTTGGATGAGAACTGTATCAAACTTGCGGAGTTAGCAGCTACAGCTGTTGATTTTCCCAAGACTGGGCAGTTTGTCGTCATGCCTTCACATCTGAAACCGAAATTGTACCCTGATTTTATGGGGAAAGAGGATTACCAATCTTACAAGTCGACTAAAATTTTGGGAAGACTATATCGCCAGATGATGGATGCTTATGATCAAGATGTTGCTACATCTGCAGAGCTAAATTTTGTTCCTGCTAATGTACCTTATGATACAGATCTTGTGGTTCAAGGATCTACTGATTTCATTATGGAGGCGTGGGATCAAAAGTGCTCTTATGATGGGCAGCTGAATGGTCTACTAGGACAGTATAAAGTGAGGAGGGAAGAAGAGATTGTAACTGGGCACATCTGGTCCATGCCAAAGTACAACAGCAGGAAGCAAGGGGAGCTCAAGGAGAAGCTCAAGCATTCTTACAGTGCTCTGAAGAAAGAATTCAGGCAACTGTTTGATAAGATGGACACAGATTTTGAGCGACTCACTGATGATGAGAAGAACATGTTGTATGAGCAGAAGGCATCAGCATGGTACCAGGTCACTTATGATCCACAGTGGGTGAAGAAATCGCTGGAGTCGCGAGAGCCTGACGGTCCAGAGAATGTAGTGATGTTGAGCTTTCCCTGGATTGTAGCTGATTACCTTGCTCGGATCAAGATTAGGAGACGTGGAATGGGAAATGTCGACTCTGCCAAGCCAATTAACTCTCTGGCCAGGTTCCTTGTTGATCGAATATGA
- the LOC132189856 gene encoding uncharacterized protein LOC132189856, with product MLLALLISNSVGNILVERYHGVPAEERLHWRSFLVKLGADNLKGAKNEELLVASHKSVYIVYTVLGDVSVYVVGKDEYDELALAEVIFVITSTIKDVCGKLPSERLFLDKYGKICQCLDEIVWTGILENTDKDRIKRLIRLKPPAEF from the exons ATGTTGCTCGCTTTGCTCATCTCCAACTCCGTGGGCAACATTCTCGTCGAACG ATATCATGGAGTTCCAGCGGAGGAACGATTGCATTGGAGATCTTTTTTAGTTAAACTGGGAGCAGATAATCTCAAAGGTGCAAAAAATGAAGAGCTCCTTGTGGCTTCACACAA GTCTGTTTATATTGTTTATACGGTGCTTGGAGATGTCTCAGTTTATGTGGTTGGCAAGGATGAGTATGATGAACTTGCAT TGGCTGAAGTGATCTTTGTTATAACCTCAACAATCAAGGATGTATGTGGAAAACTTCCAAGTGAACGCTTGTTTCTTGACAAATATGGAAAGATATGCCAGTGTCTTGATGAAATAGTTTGGACG GGGATCCTGGAGAACACAGACAAAGATCGAATCAAAAGGCTGATTAGGTTAAAGCCTCCGGCTGAGTTTTGA